From a single Brassica napus cultivar Da-Ae chromosome C9, Da-Ae, whole genome shotgun sequence genomic region:
- the LOC106418433 gene encoding phosducin-like protein 3 produces MADYHFVYKDVEGTSTQWDDIQRKLGNLPEKAPAFKPPAYTPAQDEASAPKDKAWFDGKTEEELEDLEDDKDLDDDRFLEDYRKKRLTELREAAKVRRYGSVTPISSSDFVREVTQASAEVWVVVCLYKDGIAECGLLLGCLEELASRYPGTKFVKIISTDCIPNYPDCNLPTLLVYHHGAVKGTHVGLKSVGRRCTPESVALVLCQSEPVLNDGKSGDDDSSREAVMAGVRRQFIERVVKDHEDKDNDDDGYNSD; encoded by the exons ATGGCAGATTATCACTTCGTCTACAAGGATGTGGAAGGAACGTCGACGCAATGGGACGATATCCAGCGGAAGTTAGGGAATCTCCCTGAGAAGGCTCCGGCGTTCAAACCGCCGGCGTATACTCCGGCGCAAGACGAGGCTTCAGCTCCAAAGGACAAAGCATGGTTCGATGGGAAGACGGAGGAGGAGCTCGAGGATCTTGAGGACGACAAAGATCTCGACGATGATCGATTCCTCGAAGATTACAG GAAGAAGAGGTTGACGGAGCTCAGAGAAGCTGCCAAAGTTAGGAGGTATGGATCAGTGACTCCAATCTCGAGCTCTGATTTCGTGAGGGAGGTTACGCAAGCTTCTGCTGAAGTTTGGGTTGTTGTATGTCTCTACAAAGATGG TATTGCAGAGTGTGGCTTGTTATTGGGTTGTCTAGAAGAACTGGCTAGTAGATACCCGGGAACGAAGTTTGTTAAGATTATATCAACTGATTGTATTCCCAACTACCCTGATTGCAATCTCCCTACCTTGCTGGTGTACCATCATGGTGCTGTTAAAGGAACTCATGTAGGCTTGAAGAGCGTTGGCCGTAGGTGCACCCCAGAGA GTGTAGCCTTAGTTTTGTGTCAGTCAGAGCCAGTTCTTAACGATGGCAAAAGTGGAGACGATGACTCCTCAAGGGAAGCTGTGATGGCTGGAGTTCGAAGACAGTTCATTGAACGAGTGGTGAAAGACCATGAAGATAAGGATAACGATGATGATGGTTACAATAGCGATTAG
- the LOC106418431 gene encoding ankyrin-2 produces MTVFSGKQVVPVDYEAEVSQRLLDAILDGDIKTASVCVSDPLLDVNFVGAVSLKTRRSEVVLRDETASEIRVEYEEFKTDVTALFLAVSFGNVAFVKMLLNIGADVNQKLVRGFATTVAVREGHFEVLEILLKAGASQPACEEALLGASCHGRAELAELIMGTDLIRPHVAVHALATACCRGFVDVVGTLLKCGVNANSTDRLLLQSSKPSLYTNVDCTALVAAIVNRQVSVVRLLLQAGVKTDIMVRLGAWSWDTNTGEEFRVGAGVAEPYPLTWCAVEFFETSGEILRLLLTLQSPNAPHNGRTLLHHAVLCGNHAAVRVLLSCGADPETPIKGIELRPIHMAARYGSVEIIQELVGFGCDVNSKNDAGDTALLISTRHKHSECVKILAVSGADFALANKHGHTVISVAESSKWWLGLERVVLELVRSGVTPHSSDASVFLPLLYVAKAGDAEALKSLVKAQEVFLDYQDEEGFSAAMLAAMNGHVEAFRVLVYAGADVKLLNKSGDTVVSLSEKNGNLDMIEKVMLEYALEKDNRNMAGLFYALHCAARRGDVKAVKLLSGKGYGLDVPDGDGYTPLMLAAIEGHGKMCEFLIKHGANCYAKNGRGKTLLDVAVGDAEEVIRDELSRRFVLKGSSVMKHTKGGKGKKHGKGLKMLESSGVLSWGKSRKRNVVCKEVEVGMSQRFRRNRKGKGNAALEEEGVFRVVTKEDKEVHFVCEGGLVGAEMWVRGIRVVTRDATCGRTQN; encoded by the exons ATGACGGTTTTCTCCGGCAAACAAGTCGTTCCGGTGGACTACGAGGCAGAGGTATCACAGCGGCTTCTGGACGCCATCCTCGACGGAGACATCAAAACGGCATCGGTTTGCGTCTCCGATCCGCTCCTCGACGTGAACTTCGTCGGCGCCGTCAGTTTGAAGACGAGGAGGAGCGAGGTCGTGCTCCGTGATGAGACGGCGAGCGAAATACGAGTGGAGTACGAGGAGTTCAAAACAGACGTAACGGCGTTGTTCCTCGCCGTTAGTTTCGGAAACGTAGCTTTCGTGAAGATGTTactg AACATTGGAGCTGATGTGAACCAGAAGCTCGTCAGGGGATTTGCAACGACTGTAGCTGTAAGGGAAGGTCATTTCGAGGTACTTGAGATTCTACTCAAAGCCGGTGCTTCTCAGCCCGCCTGTGAGGAAGCTCTACTGGGGGCCAGCTGTCACGGACGCGCTGAGTTGGCTGAACTGATTATGGGAACTGATCTTATTAGGCCTCATGTCGCTGTGCACGCGCTAGCCACTGCTTGCTGCAGAGGTTTTGTGGACGTTGTAGGGACCTTGCTCAAA TGCGGAGTAAATGCTAATTCAACGGACAGGCTTCTGCTTCAATCTTCAAAACCTTCTCTATACACTAATGTGGACTGCACAGCTCTTGTTGCTGCTATTGTCAATAGGCAGGTCTCGGTCGTCCGCTTGCTACTTCAG GCTGGTGTCAAGACAGATATCATGGTGAGGCTAGGAGCATGGTCATGGGACACTAACACTGGAGAAGAGTTCCGCGTAGGAGCTGGAGTGGCTGAGCCCTATCCTTTAACCTGGTGTGCTGTAGAATTCTTTGAAACCAGCGGTGAGATATTGCGTTTGCTGCTCACACTCCAATCTCCAAACGCTCCTCACAACGGCCGGACTCTGCTCCACCACGCTGTTCTTTGCGGTAACCACGCAGCCGTCAGAGTCCTCCTCAGCTGTGGTGCTGATCCAGAAACTCCTATCAAAGGCATTGAACTCCGACCGATTCATATGGCTGCACGTTACGGATCAGTGGAGATCATACAAGAACTGGTTGGCTTTGGCTGCGATGTGAACTCAAAGAATGATGCTGGAGACACGGCTCTGCTGATCTCAACAAGACACAAACACTCTGAGTGCGTAAAGATTCTAGCAGTATCTGGTGCTGACTTCGCCTTAGCGAACAAGCATGGCCACACTGTTATTTCTGTCGCTGAATCAAGCAAATGGTGGCTCGGATTAGAACGAGTAGTTCTTGAACTGGTCCGTTCTGGCGTGACTCCACATTCAAGCGACGCTTCAGTTTTCTTGCCGTTGCTGTACGTAGCTAAAGCAGGAGACGCCGAGGCGCTTAAGTCTCTTGTAAAAGCTCAAGAAGTCTTTCTAGACTATCAAGACGAGGAAGGCTTCTCGGCTGCAATGCTAGCGGCCATGAACGGACACGTTGAAGCGTTCAGAGTTTTAGTCTATGCAGGCGCAGACGTGAAGTTACTCAACAAATCAGGCGACACTGTTGTTTCTCTGTCCGAGAAGAACGGTAACTTAGACATGATCGAGAAGGTGATGCTCGAATATGCTCTCGAGAAGGACAACAGGAACATGGCTGGTTTGTTCTACGCTCTACACTGTGCTGCAAGGCGTGGAGATGTTAAAGCGGTGAAGCTTTTGAGCGGGAAAGGATACGGTCTTGATGTCCCGGATGGAGACGGGTACACTCCGTTGATGCTTGCGGCTATAGAGGGCCATGGAAAGATGTGTGAGTTCCTGATTAAACATGGAGCGAACTGCTATGCTAAGAACGGAAGAGGGAAAACGCTGCTTGACGTGGCTGTTGGTGATGCGGAGGAGGTGATCCGTGACGAGTTGTCTAGGAGGTTTGTGTTAAAAGGAAGCAGTGTGATGAAACACACTAAGGGAGGGAAAGGGAAGAAGCATGGGAAGGGGTTGAAAATGTTGGAGTCAAGTGGAGTGCTGAGTTGGGGAAAGTCGAGGAAGAGAAACGTGGTGTGCAAGGAAGTAGAGGTTGGGATGAGCCAGCGGTTCAGGAGGAACCGTAAGGGGAAAGGCAATGCAGCGTTGGAGGAGGAAGGGGTTTTCAGGGTTGTGACTAAGGAGGACAAAGAAGTTCATTTTGTGTGTGAAGGTGGGTTGGTTGGTGCAGAGATGTGGGTGAGGGGGATAAGAGTTGTGACAAGAGATGCTACTTGTGGGAGAACTCAAAATTAG
- the LOC106372063 gene encoding COP9 signalosome complex subunit 3-like has translation MNSAESLIKSIQGLSASPGDLSALHGILKKAEDSLRNNWDVQLATLEELDPSIHSLGYLYLLEGLTRGSVSKGKTSGVVLLMARFINRCDAGQIRLASEKFVTLCKRFKDRVLELEDPLRGVAPLVSAVRKVQVSAKCLTALHPDCLQLCLEAKCYKAGFSVLSDDILEVDQPRDFYLYCYYGGMICIGLKRFQKASELLYNVVTAPMYQLNAIALEAYKKYILVNLIHSGQFSNSLPKCASTAAQRHLKSWCIPYYEVGNRYNDGKISELEAVVVAHSSDFEKDNNLGLVKQAVASLYKRNILRLTQKYLTLSLQDIANMVQLANAKEAETHVLQMIQDGQIHALINQKDGMVRFLEDPEQYKTSEMIEVMDSVIQRTIGLSKNLIAMDESLSCDPLYLGKVGRERQKFDFGDDFDTVPQKFSM, from the exons ATGAACTCGGCGGAGTCTCTGATTAAGTCAATCCAAGGTTTATCAGCGAGTCCCGGCGACTTATCTGCACTCCACGGTATTTTGAAAAAAGCCGAGGACTCGCTCCGAAACAACTGGGATGTTCAGCTCGCTACTCTTGAAGAGCTCGACCCTTCAATTCATTCTCTCGGCTACTTGTATCTCCT CGAGGGTCTTACTCGTGGTTCTGTGTCGAAGGGGAAAACTTCTGGCGTGGTTCTGCTAATGGCTCGGTTCATCAACCGTTGCGATGCTGGGCAGATTCGCTTAGCGAGCGAAAAGT TTGTTACTCTTTGTAAGAGATTCAAAGACAGAGTTTTGGAGCTTGAGGATCCTTTACGAGGGGTGGCGCCACTGGTTTCAGCTGTACGTAAGGTTCAGGTCTCCGCTAAATGTTTGACTGCGTTGCACCCGGATTGTCTTCAGCTATGTCTTGAGGCGAAGTGCTATAAAGCTGGTTTCTCCGTTCTTAGTGATGATATCTTGGAGGTTGACCAGCCTAGAGATTTTTATCTCTATTGCTATTATGG GGGAATGATATGTATTGGACTGAAGAGATTTCAGAAGGCATCGGAGCTTCTTTACAAT GTTGTTACTGCTCCAATGTATCAACTCAACGCCATAGCTCTTGAAGCGTACAAAAAGTACATATTGGTTAATCTCATTCACTCTGGCCAG TTTAGTAACAGTCTCCCCAAGTGCGCTTCTACAGCAGCTCAGAGGCACCTAAAGAGCTGGTGTATA CCTTACTACGAAGTGGGTAATCGTTACAATGATGGAAAGATCAGTGAACTAGAGGCAGTGGTTGTGGCCCACAGCTCAGATTTTGAAAAG GACAATAACCTTGGATTAGTTAAGCAAGCAGTGGCATCCCTTTACAAGCGGAACATTCTGAGATTGACTCAGAAGTACTTGACCTTGTCGCTTCAAGATATAGCCAACATGGTCCAACTTGCTAATGCTAAGGAGGCGGAAACGCATGTGCTTCAGATG ATCCAGGATGGTCAGATACATGCCCTTATCAACCAGAAAGATGGAATGGTGAGATTCTTGGAGGACCCTGAGCAGTACAAAACCAGTGAGATGATAGAGGTCATGGATTCTGTCATCCAAAG GACTATTGGGCTGTCGAAGAATCTCATAGCCATGGATGAGAGCTTGTCATGTGATCCTTTGTACTTGGGAAAG gttGGAAGGGAAAGGCAAAAGTTCGACTTCGGAGACGATTTTGATACTGTCCCTCAAAAGTTCTCCATGTAA